Proteins from one bacterium genomic window:
- a CDS encoding sterol desaturase family protein: MSKKPITNKDVTPRMFESDFLEFFSKVHFSVPLIVFIPVISYFIYQSLWIEKSDLKHFLFWILAGLAVWTLTEYVLHRFVFHFTPRGALMERIHFIFHGVHHDYPNDSKRLVMPPAASIPLAALFYFLFLIIFGSNIAPMFSGFLIGYLWYDMTHYAIHHFNMHSAFWLAIKNHHMKHHFQNPEKGFGVSTPIWDYVWQTMFPVKNK; the protein is encoded by the coding sequence ATGAGCAAGAAACCTATTACCAACAAAGACGTAACGCCGCGAATGTTTGAAAGTGATTTTTTGGAGTTTTTTTCCAAAGTACACTTTAGCGTTCCGTTGATCGTATTTATTCCTGTAATTTCTTATTTCATCTATCAGAGTTTATGGATTGAAAAGTCAGATCTAAAACACTTTTTGTTTTGGATTTTAGCCGGACTCGCCGTTTGGACTCTGACGGAATATGTTTTGCACCGTTTTGTTTTTCATTTCACGCCGCGTGGCGCTCTGATGGAACGCATACATTTCATTTTTCACGGTGTGCACCACGATTATCCCAATGATTCTAAACGCCTTGTCATGCCCCCGGCAGCGAGCATTCCGTTAGCTGCATTATTCTATTTTTTATTTTTAATTATATTTGGATCAAATATCGCTCCCATGTTTTCTGGTTTTTTGATCGGGTATTTGTGGTATGATATGACGCATTATGCCATACATCATTTCAACATGCACTCGGCGTTTTGGTTAGCTATAAAAAATCATCACATGAAGCATCATTTTCAGAATCCGGAAAAAGGGTTCGGAGTCAGTACGCCCATTTGGGATTACGTATGGCAAACTATGTTTCCTGTTAAAAATAAATAA